From Paenibacillus sp. PK3_47, the proteins below share one genomic window:
- the yihA gene encoding ribosome biogenesis GTP-binding protein YihA/YsxC, giving the protein MKVNHAEFIISAVGPDQYPTDALPEIALAGRSNVGKSSLINRMINRKNLARTSSTPGKTQHMNYYRVNQDMYFVDFPGYGYAKVSKTQRASWGKMVEKYMEERDTLKLILLVVDLRHPPTANDKMMFDWLKHYDLPLCVVATKADKIPKTRWPKHIKIMKQELGVLPGDNFIPFSSEIGLGKDELWALIESYSWNAEEETVPDSPDETNEPEHQSDESL; this is encoded by the coding sequence ATGAAAGTTAATCATGCAGAATTTATTATCAGTGCCGTGGGCCCTGATCAATACCCGACGGATGCCTTGCCGGAGATCGCTCTGGCAGGGCGCTCCAATGTGGGGAAGTCATCTCTAATTAACCGGATGATCAACCGCAAGAATTTGGCCCGAACCAGCTCTACTCCCGGCAAGACCCAGCATATGAACTATTACCGTGTGAATCAGGATATGTATTTTGTCGATTTTCCGGGTTACGGATATGCGAAGGTATCCAAGACCCAGCGTGCTTCGTGGGGTAAAATGGTTGAGAAATACATGGAGGAAAGAGACACGCTGAAGCTGATTCTGCTCGTCGTGGATCTGCGGCATCCGCCAACCGCCAACGACAAAATGATGTTCGACTGGCTGAAGCATTATGATCTGCCGCTTTGTGTGGTTGCCACCAAGGCGGACAAAATTCCGAAGACCCGCTGGCCGAAGCATATCAAGATTATGAAGCAGGAGCTCGGTGTGCTGCCGGGTGATAACTTCATACCCTTCTCCTCGGAAATCGGTCTTGGCAAGGACGAGCTGTGGGCGCTGATTGAGAGCTACAGCTGGAATGCTGAAGAAGAGACAGTGCCGGATAGCCCGGATGAGACAAATGAACCAGAACATCAGAGTGATGAATCTCTCTAA
- a CDS encoding nucleoside-diphosphate sugar epimerase/dehydratase produces MTAKTRVFLLFLLDLLIIWFSIVTSYMFRFQDGIPDDYVVQMLQFGLISSLVIGGTLVYFGLYRRMWQYASIGEIVSILKAILVGALLSYGLAMLLLPARVPFGVEVRSMETILVLVGGVRFIWRVFHNDRINNKNTETHALIVGAGDCGILIAKEMMGPSFAHTRIIGFIDDNPNKYHLSILGCPVLGNRYDLPRIVKEKNIHEIIIAMPSVSRTEISEIIQLAKTTGAKLKIIPALNDLIAGKISVKKLRDVSVEDLLGREPIVADLNGILGYVHNKTVMVTGAGGSIGSELCRQVLPFAPEKLLLLGHGENSIYTIEMELRKKFPELEIVTVIADVQDRARMMDVFETFRPHVVFHAAAHKHVPLMERNPSEAIKNNVFGTRNVADCADRYGAERFVMISSDKAVNPTSVMGATKRIAEMYVQSLHTTSRTKFSAVRFGNVLGSRGSVIPAFKQQIAAGGPVTVTHPEMVRYFMTIPEAVQLVIQSGSFAKGGEVFVLDMGKPVKILTLAEDLITLSGYEPYKDIDIVFSGIREGEKLYEELLTDEENLGSTQHNRIYIGKPNVISQNQLELEFKRLERVLTEEPEAIREVINQIVPMQPVVQAAIS; encoded by the coding sequence ATGACAGCAAAAACAAGAGTGTTCTTGTTATTCCTCCTTGATCTGCTTATCATATGGTTCAGTATAGTTACTTCATATATGTTCCGGTTCCAGGATGGAATCCCGGATGATTATGTGGTGCAAATGCTGCAATTCGGATTAATCTCGTCTCTTGTCATTGGGGGAACCTTGGTTTATTTCGGTTTATACCGGCGTATGTGGCAGTATGCCAGCATTGGTGAAATAGTATCTATCCTAAAAGCGATCTTGGTAGGTGCATTATTATCGTACGGATTGGCTATGCTGCTGCTTCCGGCGCGCGTGCCTTTTGGCGTGGAAGTCAGATCGATGGAGACAATCCTGGTGTTGGTCGGGGGAGTGCGGTTCATCTGGAGAGTCTTCCATAATGACCGGATCAACAACAAGAATACGGAAACCCATGCCTTAATCGTAGGTGCCGGAGATTGCGGCATTCTTATTGCCAAGGAAATGATGGGGCCTTCGTTTGCCCATACCCGAATTATCGGCTTCATAGACGACAATCCCAACAAATATCACCTATCCATTCTTGGATGCCCCGTGCTGGGCAACAGATATGATCTGCCGCGTATTGTCAAAGAGAAGAATATTCATGAGATTATTATTGCCATGCCTTCCGTATCACGGACAGAAATTTCAGAGATTATCCAGCTTGCCAAGACAACTGGCGCGAAGCTGAAGATTATTCCTGCGCTGAATGACCTGATCGCCGGTAAAATATCAGTCAAGAAGCTTAGAGATGTCAGTGTAGAAGATTTGCTCGGACGTGAGCCTATTGTTGCGGATCTTAACGGGATTCTTGGTTATGTACATAACAAGACGGTTATGGTAACGGGTGCCGGGGGGTCTATAGGTTCGGAGCTATGCCGGCAGGTGCTGCCTTTTGCTCCGGAGAAGCTGCTGCTGCTGGGGCACGGGGAGAACAGTATTTATACAATTGAAATGGAGCTGCGCAAGAAGTTTCCAGAACTTGAGATCGTAACAGTAATCGCCGATGTGCAGGACCGCGCCCGGATGATGGATGTATTCGAGACCTTTAGACCGCATGTGGTCTTTCATGCGGCAGCGCACAAACATGTTCCCTTAATGGAGCGTAATCCTTCTGAAGCAATTAAGAACAATGTATTCGGAACCCGGAATGTGGCAGATTGCGCTGACCGTTATGGAGCGGAACGTTTTGTGATGATCTCATCGGACAAGGCCGTTAACCCGACCAGTGTGATGGGCGCAACCAAACGGATTGCCGAAATGTATGTACAGAGTTTACACACCACAAGCCGCACCAAATTCTCGGCTGTAAGGTTCGGTAACGTTCTCGGCAGCAGAGGCAGTGTGATTCCAGCCTTCAAGCAGCAGATCGCTGCCGGCGGCCCGGTCACTGTAACCCATCCCGAGATGGTCCGCTATTTTATGACCATTCCTGAAGCGGTACAGCTGGTTATTCAATCTGGTTCTTTTGCCAAAGGCGGGGAAGTATTCGTTCTTGATATGGGCAAACCGGTTAAGATCCTAACACTGGCGGAAGACCTGATTACATTGTCCGGCTATGAGCCTTACAAAGACATTGATATTGTATTCTCCGGTATTCGTGAAGGTGAGAAGCTCTATGAAGAGCTGTTGACCGACGAAGAGAATCTGGGATCTACGCAGCATAACCGTATATATATAGGTAAACCAAATGTGATCAGTCAGAATCAGCTTGAGCTGGAATTTAAGAGACTGGAACGTGTATTGACCGAAGAGCCGGAAGCTATTCGTGAAGTAATCAATCAGATTGTGCCGATGCAGCCTGTAGTCCAAGCGGCGATCAGCTAA
- a CDS encoding Wzz/FepE/Etk N-terminal domain-containing protein, giving the protein MSAQELDLRDYFQIVRKRLLMIVSIVIVVCLLAGVYSLYIKEPVYEASTKIIVNQTQQVQNTASQLDLNQINTNIQLINTYKEIIKTPAILDVVAKNYPEFATTAEELLKKVNVSSVNNTQVMTLVVRDNSYQRAAEIVNAISLVFKQEIPSLFNVQNVSILNEAKLDPPVAPGPVEPNVVMNLAIAFIVSLMIGLGIAFLLEYLDDTLKTEEDIEKYLGLPTIAMITRLGQEETKSTELQAQKLSRKAGELEHVTAAK; this is encoded by the coding sequence TTGTCAGCACAAGAATTGGATCTGCGCGATTATTTTCAGATTGTCAGGAAGAGACTGCTCATGATTGTCAGTATTGTTATCGTAGTATGTCTTCTTGCCGGCGTATACAGCCTCTACATTAAGGAACCCGTATACGAAGCTTCGACCAAGATTATTGTAAATCAGACACAGCAGGTACAGAATACAGCATCTCAGCTGGATTTGAACCAGATTAACACCAATATCCAATTGATCAATACGTACAAGGAAATTATCAAGACCCCGGCCATTCTCGATGTTGTGGCCAAGAATTACCCGGAGTTTGCTACAACTGCCGAAGAGCTGCTGAAGAAGGTTAATGTGAGTTCCGTAAATAATACGCAGGTGATGACACTTGTCGTTCGAGATAATTCGTACCAGAGAGCCGCAGAGATTGTGAATGCCATTTCACTTGTGTTCAAGCAGGAGATCCCTTCCCTGTTCAATGTACAGAATGTATCGATTCTGAATGAGGCCAAGCTGGATCCGCCTGTAGCACCGGGACCGGTTGAACCGAATGTAGTGATGAACCTGGCGATTGCTTTTATCGTGTCGCTAATGATCGGCCTCGGCATTGCCTTCCTGCTGGAGTATCTGGACGATACATTGAAGACGGAAGAGGATATCGAGAAATATCTGGGTCTGCCTACCATCGCAATGATTACCAGACTTGGTCAGGAAGAGACAAAGTCCACAGAACTGCAAGCACAGAAGTTATCCAGAAAGGCGGGAGAACTCGAACATGTCACAGCAGCCAAATAA
- a CDS encoding CpsB/CapC family capsule biosynthesis tyrosine phosphatase has translation MDDGAADWEAALTMAQDAVQDGISTVVATPHHANGVYMNPAPNIGEAVRLLNERIQESGIPLLVLPGQEIRMYGDLLDDLEQSQLLTLAGSRYILLEMPSSLVPRTMEETCHELVIQGFVPVIAHPERNAEVAASPARLERLIELGAVGQVTAQSLAGTFGSKLQKLSLELCRRNAVHVIASDAHDSRHRPFGLSEAFKVLEEELGTVVSGIFRQNSQSIIANEELIRVIYTKTNKKLHRMFGFFSRKS, from the coding sequence ATGGATGATGGAGCTGCCGACTGGGAAGCGGCCCTCACCATGGCACAGGATGCCGTACAAGATGGCATTTCCACCGTTGTTGCCACACCACATCATGCTAATGGAGTATATATGAATCCCGCTCCAAATATAGGAGAAGCAGTGCGGCTGCTGAATGAGAGAATTCAGGAGTCAGGAATTCCGCTGCTTGTGCTTCCCGGCCAGGAGATTCGCATGTACGGGGATCTGCTGGATGATTTGGAGCAGAGTCAATTGCTGACGCTTGCGGGTTCGAGATATATCCTGCTGGAAATGCCTTCGTCACTCGTGCCGCGCACAATGGAGGAGACCTGCCACGAGCTGGTAATCCAGGGCTTCGTTCCGGTCATCGCCCACCCGGAACGCAATGCTGAGGTTGCCGCGAGTCCTGCCAGATTAGAACGATTAATCGAGCTGGGTGCTGTTGGACAGGTAACCGCCCAGAGTCTGGCCGGAACCTTCGGAAGCAAGCTGCAGAAGCTGTCCCTTGAACTATGCCGCAGAAATGCTGTCCATGTGATCGCATCCGATGCGCATGACAGCCGCCACCGTCCTTTCGGACTAAGCGAAGCTTTCAAGGTTCTGGAGGAAGAGCTGGGGACTGTGGTAAGCGGAATCTTCCGCCAGAATTCGCAGAGCATTATCGCAAATGAGGAGCTAATCCGAGTGATTTATACCAAAACCAACAAGAAACTTCATAGAATGTTCGGATTTTTTTCGCGTAAGTCATGA
- the lon gene encoding endopeptidase La: MIQSKAKGRRFPLLPLRGLLVYPSMVLHLDVGREKSVRALEKAMVEDNLILLCSQSEVNIEEPGQEDIFRVGTVANVRQMLKLPNGTIRVLVEGVERAEIIHYMDNEEYYEVMARELPEQEDVDQESDALMRTVLSQFEHYITLSKKVTPETLAAVSDIEEPGRLADVITSHLSLKIKDKQEILETIDVSKRLEKLLDILNNEREVLELERKINQRVKKQMEKTQKEYYLREQMKAIQKELGEKEGRAGEADELRSQMQEKNLPERVQEKIEKEIDRLEKMPASSAEGGVIRNYVDWLLGLPWSESTEDDLDLKKAEEILDSDHYGLDKPKERVLEYLAVQKLVKQLKGPILCLVGPPGVGKTSLARSIARSLNRKFVRISLGGVRDEAEIRGHRRTYVGAMPGRIIQGMKTSGSLNPVFLLDEIDKMAADFRGDPSAALLEVLDPEQNNTFSDHYVELPFDLSNVMFVTTANAVHNIPRPLLDRMEMLYIPGYTELEKLQIASRYLLPKQRKNHGLEDGQLTIGGDSLLKIVREYTRESGVRNLEQQIAALCRKAAKKIVSGDSEQVTILPEEIKDYLGAAKFRYGMAELEDQIGTVTGLAWTEVGGDTLLIEVTVVPGTGKLTLTGQLGDVMKESAQAAFSYTRSKAVELGLATDFHEKNDIHIHIPEGAIPKDGPSAGITIATALISALTKRYVSKDVAMTGEITLRGRVLPIGGLKEKSLAAHRAGYKKILLPKDNERDLKDIPESVRNDVEFVPVSHMDQVLQHALVEHRSEPESVVSSNEAQSSVH, encoded by the coding sequence ATGATACAAAGCAAAGCCAAAGGTCGTCGTTTTCCTTTATTGCCGCTTAGAGGTCTTCTTGTATACCCTAGCATGGTTCTTCATCTGGATGTAGGGCGTGAGAAGTCTGTTCGGGCGCTGGAAAAAGCTATGGTTGAAGATAACCTGATTCTCCTCTGCTCCCAGTCGGAAGTGAATATTGAGGAGCCGGGACAAGAGGATATTTTTCGGGTCGGGACCGTTGCTAACGTGCGGCAAATGCTGAAGCTGCCAAACGGAACCATCCGCGTGCTGGTGGAAGGCGTGGAGCGGGCCGAGATTATTCATTATATGGATAACGAGGAATACTATGAAGTCATGGCGCGCGAGCTGCCGGAGCAGGAGGATGTCGATCAGGAGAGCGACGCTCTGATGCGTACGGTGCTGAGCCAATTCGAGCACTATATCACTTTGTCCAAAAAAGTGACGCCCGAAACACTCGCCGCTGTCTCCGATATTGAAGAACCCGGCCGCCTGGCCGATGTAATTACAAGCCATTTGTCGCTGAAGATCAAGGACAAACAGGAGATTCTCGAAACCATCGATGTCAGCAAACGTCTGGAGAAGCTGCTGGATATCCTCAACAATGAGCGTGAGGTGCTGGAGCTGGAACGCAAGATCAACCAGCGGGTCAAGAAGCAGATGGAGAAGACCCAGAAGGAATATTACCTGCGTGAGCAGATGAAAGCCATTCAGAAGGAGCTCGGGGAGAAAGAAGGCCGGGCCGGCGAAGCCGATGAGCTGCGCAGCCAGATGCAGGAGAAGAATCTGCCGGAGCGCGTGCAGGAGAAGATTGAGAAGGAAATTGACCGTCTCGAGAAAATGCCGGCAAGCTCGGCAGAAGGCGGTGTAATCCGCAACTATGTGGACTGGCTGCTAGGTTTGCCGTGGAGTGAGTCTACAGAGGATGATCTGGATCTCAAGAAGGCGGAAGAGATACTCGATTCCGACCACTACGGTCTGGATAAGCCGAAGGAACGTGTGCTTGAATACCTGGCTGTCCAGAAGCTTGTGAAGCAATTGAAGGGCCCGATTCTGTGTCTGGTAGGTCCTCCGGGTGTCGGCAAAACATCACTTGCCCGTTCGATCGCCCGTTCCCTGAACCGCAAATTCGTCCGTATTTCGCTTGGCGGCGTGCGGGATGAAGCGGAGATCCGCGGTCACCGCCGTACGTATGTCGGGGCAATGCCGGGACGGATTATTCAGGGGATGAAGACGTCGGGAAGCCTCAATCCGGTGTTCCTGCTGGATGAGATCGACAAGATGGCGGCGGATTTCCGCGGCGACCCATCAGCGGCGCTGCTTGAAGTGCTGGATCCGGAACAAAATAATACGTTCAGCGATCACTATGTAGAGCTGCCGTTCGATTTATCGAACGTTATGTTCGTCACCACTGCCAATGCCGTGCACAACATTCCGCGTCCGCTGCTGGACCGGATGGAAATGCTCTATATTCCCGGTTATACGGAGCTGGAGAAGCTGCAGATTGCCAGCCGTTATCTTTTGCCGAAGCAGCGGAAGAATCATGGCCTGGAGGACGGACAGCTGACGATCGGAGGTGACAGCCTGCTGAAGATTGTCCGCGAATATACCCGGGAATCCGGGGTGCGGAATCTGGAGCAGCAGATTGCTGCGCTATGCCGCAAAGCTGCCAAAAAAATCGTCTCCGGAGACAGCGAACAGGTAACCATTCTTCCGGAAGAGATCAAGGATTATCTGGGTGCAGCCAAATTCCGCTATGGGATGGCAGAGCTTGAGGATCAGATCGGTACAGTTACAGGCCTTGCCTGGACTGAAGTCGGCGGCGATACGCTGCTGATCGAAGTAACTGTGGTTCCAGGAACAGGCAAGCTGACGCTGACCGGACAATTGGGCGATGTCATGAAGGAATCGGCGCAGGCCGCCTTCAGTTACACCCGGTCTAAAGCGGTGGAGCTCGGCCTGGCAACGGATTTTCATGAGAAGAACGATATCCACATTCATATTCCCGAAGGTGCGATACCGAAGGATGGCCCGTCCGCTGGGATTACGATTGCTACGGCGCTGATCTCCGCTCTTACCAAGCGTTATGTCTCCAAGGATGTAGCGATGACAGGCGAAATTACGCTGCGCGGACGCGTTCTGCCGATAGGCGGACTGAAGGAGAAATCCCTTGCTGCCCACCGTGCCGGATACAAAAAAATCCTTCTGCCGAAGGATAACGAACGCGACCTCAAGGATATTCCGGAGAGTGTGCGTAATGATGTCGAGTTTGTCCCGGTATCCCACATGGATCAGGTGCTGCAGCATGCGCTGGTGGAGCACCGTTCAGAACCGGAATCAGTAGTCAGCAGCAATGAAGCGCAGAGTAGTGTGCATTAG
- a CDS encoding copper amine oxidase N-terminal domain-containing protein, with amino-acid sequence MMSKAKIPAAALLLVILTGAAPLTASAPISASAAAVSDSIKVQSMNVKMIFDGVNIQPPAGQHVFIYNNTTYVPIRFVSYALQKSVSWDAKNLKVTVAEPTSSELVIIKEYLMNAGNTNNAATANKSIVLNKVKASYVFNGSVKAVPAGQASYMLNGSMYVPLRFLSESVGNKITWDQKTKTITAASAGYQEENNNLTGSNTTGGNASNTTKPSATATPAPAGGAAAGGGGAGTGTVTYNQITSATEAKLTALRSESASALTSLAIQYVSATDSATKSSLLAKGQQQLSSFTASFNNIIADAEKQLTANGYSTEIINQYRATFEAELEAGKKIAESMGN; translated from the coding sequence ATGATGTCAAAAGCTAAAATACCAGCAGCAGCGCTCTTGTTAGTCATTTTAACAGGTGCTGCTCCCTTAACGGCTTCTGCTCCAATATCGGCTTCTGCGGCAGCTGTATCGGACTCTATTAAAGTACAGAGTATGAATGTAAAGATGATCTTTGACGGGGTGAATATCCAGCCTCCGGCAGGTCAACATGTATTCATTTATAACAACACTACTTATGTACCAATCCGGTTTGTTTCGTATGCTCTTCAGAAAAGTGTGAGCTGGGATGCCAAGAATCTGAAGGTTACTGTTGCTGAACCAACAAGTTCCGAGCTGGTGATCATCAAAGAATATCTGATGAATGCCGGCAACACAAACAATGCAGCAACGGCAAACAAAAGTATCGTTCTTAATAAGGTGAAAGCAAGTTACGTCTTTAACGGATCGGTTAAGGCTGTACCTGCCGGTCAAGCCAGTTATATGCTCAATGGTTCAATGTACGTTCCACTTCGCTTCCTGTCTGAGTCGGTAGGAAACAAGATTACCTGGGATCAGAAGACAAAAACAATAACTGCGGCTTCCGCTGGTTATCAGGAAGAGAACAATAATTTAACTGGAAGTAATACAACAGGTGGTAATGCATCCAATACTACGAAACCTTCTGCAACAGCAACTCCAGCACCGGCAGGTGGAGCAGCAGCTGGCGGTGGCGGAGCAGGTACAGGTACAGTCACATATAATCAGATTACCAGTGCGACAGAAGCCAAGCTTACAGCATTACGCTCTGAAAGTGCTTCTGCCTTAACTAGTCTTGCCATTCAATATGTCAGTGCAACGGATAGTGCTACGAAATCCAGCCTGCTTGCTAAAGGCCAACAGCAGCTTTCATCTTTCACTGCCAGCTTCAATAACATCATTGCGGATGCCGAGAAGCAGCTGACTGCTAATGGCTACAGCACAGAGATTATTAACCAGTACAGAGCAACTTTTGAAGCTGAATTGGAAGCAGGGAAGAAGATAGCTGAATCTATGGGGAATTAG
- a CDS encoding S-layer homology domain-containing protein: MAAASVAGFPFSSEGLTKHLSGVASAATSTDIFNIVKTRATVLYSSLTPEEKTILRDFRTELQAVTEAQLKAAFAPVVNKLTFLNDTDKTLFVELYNELVNSYFTPDYSAVTDIQQSPNYPQYKELLKKVAVNVGLPSLTVDDVYNALFGPTGVEQTLIPILKGKGETVIASALLDPDSELFKQVETAVRGVKVGTSTVNDVVYGLNDFGVTKADLNAVKTNLEQTVSPAKAKAAALVLAHAYYNAYLQADPIVNPENPGSGGNNGGGTGTVTPPVTNPTATPGSYDVSKLVTVVGNKATLNLVEADVLKAFDALVAASADKTNLTLTLNLGTVTAPTVEVPLSKAIIEAAKAKGIANVAVTVNGLTVTIPVGQFGESVALSITTAADTAVTSITSLKLASSVYDFGLTVGGVATTTFKQPLTIKLPLKGTEGLDKELLSVAKIVYDELQFQGGVVDGDYIVEPRDTFSSYATVENKVSFNDISNVQAWAGRQIQVVAAKGAIEGIGNGKFAPKSNVTRAEFAKMLIRALNLENSTATENFSDVSSTAWYAPYVAVAAEKGIITGRSASQFDPSATITRAEMATMISRAFKGINSEATTSATALNQFSDAAKISASLKDGVAFAASNNLVIGNAGKFNPNDTATRAEAAVIIYRTINFK; encoded by the coding sequence ATGGCTGCAGCATCCGTTGCAGGATTTCCGTTCAGCAGCGAAGGACTTACGAAGCATTTGAGTGGTGTTGCATCCGCAGCAACCAGCACTGATATTTTTAATATCGTTAAGACTCGTGCTACTGTGCTCTACAGCTCTTTGACTCCTGAAGAAAAAACAATTCTTCGCGATTTCCGTACTGAGCTGCAGGCTGTGACTGAAGCACAACTGAAAGCAGCTTTTGCACCAGTAGTGAACAAGCTCACTTTCTTGAACGATACCGATAAGACACTGTTTGTTGAACTTTATAATGAACTTGTTAATTCTTATTTTACACCTGACTATTCAGCAGTAACTGATATTCAGCAATCACCGAACTATCCGCAATACAAAGAGCTGTTGAAGAAAGTTGCAGTCAACGTAGGTCTGCCAAGCCTTACAGTTGACGATGTATACAATGCACTCTTTGGCCCAACAGGTGTAGAACAAACTCTGATTCCGATTCTCAAAGGTAAAGGCGAGACTGTGATTGCATCTGCGCTGCTTGATCCGGACAGTGAACTGTTCAAACAAGTGGAAACAGCGGTTCGGGGAGTCAAAGTTGGTACTTCCACCGTTAATGATGTCGTTTACGGTCTTAATGATTTCGGAGTTACCAAAGCAGATCTTAACGCAGTGAAGACCAATCTGGAGCAGACTGTATCTCCTGCCAAAGCAAAAGCAGCGGCTTTAGTTCTGGCTCATGCTTATTACAATGCTTACCTGCAAGCGGACCCGATTGTTAATCCTGAGAACCCTGGATCGGGTGGCAATAATGGTGGCGGTACTGGTACGGTCACTCCTCCGGTTACCAACCCTACTGCAACCCCAGGCAGCTATGATGTATCCAAGCTGGTAACTGTAGTAGGTAACAAAGCAACATTGAATCTGGTGGAAGCTGATGTACTGAAAGCATTTGATGCTCTGGTAGCAGCAAGCGCGGATAAGACTAATCTCACGCTTACACTGAACCTGGGTACTGTAACTGCTCCAACCGTTGAAGTTCCGCTGTCCAAAGCGATTATTGAAGCAGCCAAAGCTAAAGGTATCGCTAATGTAGCTGTTACAGTGAACGGATTGACAGTTACGATCCCAGTAGGCCAATTCGGTGAATCCGTTGCTCTGTCCATTACTACAGCTGCTGATACAGCCGTAACTTCAATCACAAGCCTGAAGCTCGCTTCCAGCGTATATGATTTCGGTCTGACTGTTGGCGGTGTGGCTACAACTACCTTCAAGCAGCCGCTGACGATCAAGCTTCCGCTTAAAGGCACAGAAGGTCTTGATAAAGAACTGCTGTCTGTAGCGAAGATCGTATACGATGAGCTGCAATTCCAAGGTGGTGTGGTTGACGGGGATTACATCGTTGAGCCGCGCGACACATTCTCTTCATATGCAACCGTTGAGAACAAGGTATCCTTCAACGATATCTCGAACGTACAAGCTTGGGCTGGCAGACAGATTCAAGTGGTAGCTGCCAAGGGTGCCATTGAAGGGATCGGCAACGGCAAGTTTGCGCCTAAGAGCAATGTTACCCGTGCTGAATTCGCCAAAATGCTGATCCGTGCACTGAACCTGGAGAACAGCACTGCCACTGAGAACTTCAGCGATGTAAGCTCCACAGCATGGTATGCTCCGTATGTGGCTGTAGCAGCTGAGAAAGGTATCATCACTGGCCGTTCGGCTTCCCAGTTCGATCCGTCGGCAACCATTACACGTGCAGAGATGGCTACCATGATCTCCCGTGCATTCAAAGGAATTAACTCTGAAGCAACAACCAGTGCAACTGCGCTGAACCAATTCTCGGATGCGGCAAAGATTAGCGCTTCCCTGAAAGATGGTGTAGCTTTTGCAGCCAGCAACAATCTGGTCATCGGTAACGCAGGCAAATTCAACCCGAACGATACTGCTACCCGTGCTGAAGCAGCCGTAATTATCTATCGTACAATTAACTTCAAGTAA
- a CDS encoding sugar transferase codes for MRPYVIVKPIIDFLLALIGILLLWPFFLIIAIAIKLSSKGPILFRQKRIGKNKKEFYILKFRTMRTDTPAEMPTHLLQDPDFFITNVGKFLRKTSLDELPQIINILKGEMSIIGPRPALWNQYDLIAERDKYRANDIKPGLTGWAQINGRDELPIEQKAKFDGEYLNLLSLSFDFKVFLKTIFNVLKSEGVIEGNEKSRTYKY; via the coding sequence ATGAGGCCTTATGTCATTGTAAAACCAATCATCGACTTTCTATTGGCTCTAATCGGAATTCTCCTGTTATGGCCTTTTTTCTTGATTATTGCTATTGCAATTAAGTTAAGCTCCAAGGGACCAATCTTGTTCAGACAAAAGAGAATCGGTAAGAACAAGAAAGAGTTTTACATACTTAAGTTCAGAACTATGCGTACAGATACTCCTGCAGAAATGCCTACGCATTTATTGCAAGATCCGGATTTCTTCATTACTAATGTCGGTAAATTCCTGAGGAAAACAAGCCTGGATGAGCTTCCTCAGATCATAAATATTCTTAAAGGTGAAATGAGTATTATTGGGCCCCGTCCAGCTCTATGGAATCAATATGATTTGATTGCTGAACGGGATAAATATAGAGCAAACGATATTAAGCCTGGATTAACAGGATGGGCTCAGATTAATGGGCGGGATGAACTGCCTATTGAACAGAAAGCTAAGTTTGATGGTGAGTACTTAAACCTGTTGTCACTCTCATTTGATTTTAAAGTGTTTTTAAAGACTATTTTCAATGTATTAAAGAGCGAAGGTGTTATTGAAGGGAATGAGAAATCTAGGACCTATAAATATTGA
- a CDS encoding CpsD/CapB family tyrosine-protein kinase: MSQQPNKQQRHLITVTNPRSPVSEAFRALRTNIDFSSVDERIQIIMVTSTGPEEGKSTVTANLAAAYAQADKKVLLIDGDLRKPTAHKTFSLSNRYGLSSLLSQQSNLAEVLQESGVPNLSIMTSGPIPPNPAEMMASNRMSTVLQELRQQFDVILVDTPPLLAVTDAQIVASKSDGVIMVVSYGKVKRDIAAKAKGNLDRVGAKMLGVVLNNVKRKASEGYYYYYYGN, translated from the coding sequence ATGTCACAGCAGCCAAATAAACAACAACGCCATCTCATAACCGTGACGAACCCGCGCTCTCCGGTGTCGGAAGCGTTCCGCGCTTTGCGTACGAATATTGATTTTTCTTCGGTGGATGAACGAATTCAGATTATTATGGTGACCTCTACGGGCCCTGAAGAAGGAAAGTCTACAGTTACAGCCAATCTGGCCGCAGCCTATGCTCAAGCAGACAAGAAAGTGCTGCTGATCGATGGCGACTTGCGGAAGCCTACGGCACATAAGACATTTTCATTAAGTAACCGCTATGGACTGTCTTCGCTATTGTCCCAACAATCCAATTTGGCTGAGGTGCTTCAGGAGTCAGGAGTTCCGAATCTATCCATTATGACTTCAGGACCGATTCCGCCCAATCCCGCTGAGATGATGGCTTCTAACCGGATGAGCACAGTGCTGCAGGAACTCCGCCAGCAATTCGATGTCATTCTGGTCGATACTCCGCCGCTGCTGGCTGTTACTGATGCACAGATTGTCGCCTCCAAGAGTGACGGGGTCATTATGGTGGTCAGCTACGGCAAAGTAAAACGTGATATTGCTGCCAAAGCGAAGGGGAATCTGGATCGTGTGGGTGCCAAGATGCTGGGGGTAGTCCTCAATAATGTTAAGCGTAAAGCCAGTGAAGGCTATTATTACTATTACTACGGAAATTAA